Within the Halomonas sp. HL-93 genome, the region CTGGTGGCGCTGTTAACTGCTTGTGCCACCCTGGTGGTGGGGCCGCTGTCGTTTATTGGCTTACTGGCACCCCATATGGCGCGCTTGGTGGGCTTCTCCCGCGCAGGGCAGCACCTGCTTGGGGCGGCATTGATCGGCATGCTGCTGATGGTGCTGGCTGACTGGGTCGGCCGTCAGATCATTTTTCCTTACGAGATACCGGCCGGCTTGGTCGCCTCTCTGATTGGCGGCGCTTACTTTATGTGGGGGCTGCGGCGGCTATGAGTAATGTGGCGACCAAACCGAGCGGACTTTGGACTTCGGTGGATCCTGCGGAGGCGTTATTGACGCTTTACCGTCAGCCGCCGCTGGATAAGATGAAGGCCCCCGTGTTTGGTCAACCCGATGAACCAACTCTGGCGGCTTCTGCGTTGCTGGATCGAAACTTCTTAAGTGAGCAACTGACGCGCTACGGCCACAGCTTCGGTGACGATGCCGACTATCTGGCTGTTGCCTCGGTATGGTCAAAGTATTATTTCAGCAGTGTCTCGATCCCGACGCTGGTGGCCAACCTGCTATTGGGTTATGACCTGCCGTTGGGTGGAGATGAGCTGCGGCTGGCGCTGGGTGATAAGGGCCAGACTGTGCGTATCTGGCTGCCCCATGGTGGTGTGCCGCTGGCCTCCAAAGCGCTCCAGGCACGCTTCAGTACCCTGTTCGATGACCATTGTGCGCCGCTTATCGAAGCGCTGTCCGAGGTTTCCGGGCTGTCTCCCAAGGTGTTCTGGAGCAATCTCGGCCATTATGTGGAATTCGTGGGAAAGACCTGCTCCCAGCACCCTGATTTCATTGGCGCGTGTGGGCCGCTGCTGGATTATCTCGACACTAGGACGCTCCCTGGTGGGCGCCGCAACCCGCTCTATCAGCCGGTGCGCTATCTGGAACTGGGCGGTGAAAGTCCCGCTCGCGTGCGGCGTCTGTGCTGCATCAAGTATAGGCTGCCTGGCGAGCCGCTGTGCGGCGGCTGCCCGCTAAAGCCAGAAAACAAGCCGGCCAAGCGTCGGCGCTAACTCGCTGCTAAGCGCCAAGGAGCCTGGTTCATGGAGTTGTTGAGGATTGTCTGGCGTGATTACCGCTGGCCCTTTGTGGCCGTGGTGGTGCTTAGTCTGGTCAGTGCCGGGCTGGGCATCGGGGTCATTGCCTATATCAATGACCGGATGCTGGGCACCTTTGCTGATCCCTGGCGCGTCCTGCCGGAATTTCTGGGCCTGGTGGTGCTGTTGCTAACGATTACTCTGGCATCGCAACTAGCCTTGACCACTTTGGGCCACCACTTCGTCTATCGGCTGCGGGGTCAGTTGATCAAGCGCATTATGGATACCGATATCGAGCGTATCGAGCAGATTGGCAGCCCGCGTTTGCTGGCCAGCCTATCCAGCGATGTGCGTTATATCACCGTCGCCTTTGTGCGCTTGCCAGAGCTGGTGCAGGGTGGCGTATTGACGGTGGGCGTTACCCTTTATTTGGCCTGGCTCTCGCCTGCCATGTTGGCGGTCACAGCGCTGTGGGTGATTGTCACGATCCTGGTGGGCATGCGCCTGGTGGCGAAGGTTTATCGGCATATGGCTAAGCTGCGCGATTCA harbors:
- the fhuF gene encoding siderophore-iron reductase FhuF — encoded protein: MSNVATKPSGLWTSVDPAEALLTLYRQPPLDKMKAPVFGQPDEPTLAASALLDRNFLSEQLTRYGHSFGDDADYLAVASVWSKYYFSSVSIPTLVANLLLGYDLPLGGDELRLALGDKGQTVRIWLPHGGVPLASKALQARFSTLFDDHCAPLIEALSEVSGLSPKVFWSNLGHYVEFVGKTCSQHPDFIGACGPLLDYLDTRTLPGGRRNPLYQPVRYLELGGESPARVRRLCCIKYRLPGEPLCGGCPLKPENKPAKRRR